The nucleotide sequence tcataaagttgcgacagcataccatcctcagactaatgggcaagccgaggtgtcaaatagagagataaagcgtatcttgcagaagatagtaaagcctcatagaagagactggagcaccaggctacaagatgcactctgggcatacagaacagcatacaaaacacccatttggatgagtccttttcgcttagtttatggaaaagcttgccatctcccagttgaaatagagcacaaagccttttgggcagtcaaggagtgcaatataggaattgaaaaagccggagctgaaaggaagttgcaactgcaagaactggagagccttcgcctagaagcttatgagaactcaagactacacaaggagaagatgaaggttgtacatgaccagaacatcaagaggaaagagttccaacctggagactcagttctcctttacaaatctcgactgaggctcatgccaggcaagttgagatcaagatgggaaggtccatacagagtagagaaggcctaactgtacggagtctatcaccttagccatccttcgagctcggagcttatcaaagttaatggacatcgtttaaagctgtaccatggtgaaaagcggaagaaagacaaggaactcgagatcttcctcttggaagatccccacatagccaaagattgagctagtggagcgtccaacttacggacgttaaagcaaagtgctaggtgggagacaacccaccatggtatgatcgttcttttctctatttttagttttcttatcgaataacgtttgtatgaaaggacttttgaaggtttagaaactatacttgcaacgaggatttatccgcaaatttctagaccacgcaaaagttctctcatcacccttcttcaacaccacaagcacctacaacagatgaactgctccagcagataatcaaaagattggatcggcaagaacagaaagcgaagttaagagagcaccgtaacgagcgccgattcaaacacctcaaggagctactcaagggacacttcaaggactcagacaccccgaactccacttcttttaccagcacagggagccatgatggtcccaactgtggagatactgcaaccagcccacccctgttcctgacagatggcaccgaggacggtgcaaagccttaagtgtggggaggtcggtcagtacctgacttccggaggtaatttctcttccctagcaccaataaattaggatattttagttagttttttttctttcttttatagaataggataaattgcatagtaataggttagttgcatgcatgctctacttgattgaaaagacaataagtttcttctaagactctatctttggaacaaaatttcactaatttttcacatttttatgataaatttgcttgaagttgtatttggaacatgatgtttgagctaaagaacacacaacctctgaagatttgagcctttatgcatggttacattatttaaccataattattttatttttatgtgtttacttctttatgattgtaatctatattttgttttatcttatatgtccaatatttattatatttgtatatttgcatatgattgaggccattatttgtttaaactcacttatccaaattaagcctacctttttcaattacctttgttaaccactttgagcctttaaatcccatttgttctatatttcaccacattactagccttaagcggaaaaacaattgtatatcccaaattgaatctttagttagcttaagatagaattgtgtgtgctagttaagtatgggaatttgtgggaacaaaagttattaaggaaatgtgtcatgataatttaatgggaatttggatacctactcatgtgaaactataagaattaaaaatctatgtgcattgataagctatgtttatttttgcctctataaaaaaaattaataaataaatgaataaggggacaaaattaccccaatgctgaattgagaattcaaagatcaatgcacatatgataaaaattaaaagaaaaagttgatacatgagtatggaatgtaaaaggggaattctgggtagctaggtatgaattctaaggttatgcaagttatataggttgggttgaagcttaggttaattaaagattcaatttataagctcacttgaccatacatgtatccctacctaccttggccttattacaaccttgaaaagacctcatgatgtttgcattggtatattaactgttgttgattggttaggagaacaacaaaagttagagagcatgattagagaaggatagagtgattaccctatacactagagaggttagagcgtacatacatcatcagtgagggttcaatgcttgaattttcatgttccctgctttcatgagctatcttcttgcactgttatctgtcttactgtataatgatagaattagtggaatttgatttgtaattattttgaagagcttatttacttttgatcaagtggacaagaatcatatagttgcattcatataggattgcattgcattgcatgagtttctgcatgttcatacttatttactttatctccttcaattaagcatgaggacatgctaatgtttaagtgtggggaggttgataaactactattttatggtttatattgtgtttaattgtgtggttttatcatgatccttacccacttattcattaatttagcatgcatttatatttccttcctgaaattattacatgattgaaaactgcttcctagagactcttaattatgcattttaattctcctttattccattcgatgtcgtgatctgtgtgttaagcgtttcaggctttatagggcatgaatgagttggagattagaaaggaagctagcaaaaatggaaggaacacaagaaattgaggagataaccagcgagaagtgacgcggccgcatggctcatgcgaccgcacgaaagaggagaaatcgctGTGACGTGGCCgcctggctcacgcgaccgcgcgaaccgaaaaagcacgagcgacgcggaggcgtggacgacgcgaacgcatagCAAGGAAAAGCgcaaatgacgcgtccgcatggatgacgcgatcgcgtgacatgcgcgatctgcataatctgcaggattcgctgggggcgattttggaccctattttgacccagttctaggcccagaacagcagactagagccagagaacatgcagaaaccagggagaacattcattctacatagttttagtttttagatctagttttactcctcccctaggttttctctctagacattgatagttcttaggattttagtttctctaGCTTTTTGGCATTGGGATATTgtgaagagttattacctcatcaagacttcgtcattctagtttgtttctttacttggcgtactcttccatgttctttgctttgcttaattttaccattggaatatttttaggattatttaatataaggatcatttttatttttaattgactattttaattcttatttacaatgtctttctttaattccttttcatatgctatgaattttacctttacaatgagtgagtagttccctaacttgatggggagttgattgaaaggaacccttgagttggaagattcaagagaaagattttaattgggttattgttggtttgctctctagttcctgacaccaatcctcccaagagtggattgggacttgtggatagaacagtattccaacttgttttaccttcccttacttagtaaaggataactaaacaaaataactctcaattgtcatttaatcttaagagtgttccatcaagaatagggttCCATGTAATCAATCCTcccaggagttcggatgaagctgggatggagctacgttgcacgaccacaacaaatcggtttcaaaggaagtaaaaggaaaagtaatgttcagctggctgaaaaaatagtcataagcataaaagaagggacgttctTCCTAGGTCAGAGTAGGAAAGCAAACCCTTTCATCGCAATCAGgcgctaccaattcatagttctTTTTCTGATTTCTATTTCTACAGATTCGGTGATGTTTTCTAAGTTCCACACAGAACTCAGCATTAACCATGGAGACATAcatcaaaacaagggagtccagggagtcggacataccctcaggaaccttagaagacgtctcaataatatttttgcgagatgacatggccaactagtcctacagcaagaaaaagaaaatggattactaatgAAAGTAGCTCAGGCGAAATCAAAACAGCTCGGACAAACATGACTCAGAGTAATacaaacagtaaaaggaaaaccccaagcaAAGAGTCTACAAGGCTACACACCAACAAAAACTCTCAGCAAATAAAAATAATCCCCCTCCAAACAAGCAACGACACgagaagaaaatcaaaacaagCCACCAGAAAATCGTTATCTTCTACAAAGTTTATCAGCAAAGAAAACTACCAACATGACGAAAGTCATCAAAGGAGTAATGTTTTTGAGGAAGCAAATAGATTCATAAGACTCAGTAACAACATGCAGTTCATATTAAAGAACACTAACTAAAAAGCAATAAACGGCACGCAGACACCCTAAATGCAGAAggaccatttcaaaatcaaaagaTACTCCCAGAGCAGTAACAAGCAGATGCACGATGATacaaaaggttcaaactttccaaCATAAATTCAAGCATGATCAAAACTTTATCAAAAATAGAACAATGCAAGCACAAAAGAAGAATGACGAAAGaagtaaaaagaaagaagaactaaCCTAAAAGAGGAGGAAACGCTAAAAAAGTTGAAGGCGAAGAGGCAAAAATCCGGAAATGCCTTTCGAGCAAAGGAAGCTCCAGTAACCACCAATGACGCCACGAAAAGAAGTGTGAAAAAGGGGCTCAggcaaagaaagaaaaacaaagaagggTGGAGTCACAGCGagcaaaagagaagaagaaacggaAGCCAACTCTTTAAGAAAACTAAATTCAAAATGAAGAAAGGGGGAAAAACAGCAAAGAGAAGAATTAATGGGTTATTAGACCCTCGCACGTTCCTAAAGCAAAGAGACTCACGTTTCAAAAGAATAAAGGAATGcctatttcaaaaaattaaaagaaagaaaaaacactCCATATTCAAAGGGAAACTTTACAAAGAAGaaagtcgacaaatgctcgagctcggcttcaccagagaaagattgaagtcctaaaactaaagactcaacctcaaaaggaagaccgtactcgagcaggggcattgttcttaccctgggtcgagatgtccGACCCGGCATGATcaacgacaaagcgaccgacctgtcCAAATCTGGAATCcccgatctcttcttaaagaggTCAGCCAAATTGACAataaaagcccaaaaagggcccaaacagaggaacacgacccaaatccaaaggcagcccaagcctagaaggataagggcggtttccttgaagataagatgacttcactcaaagataagataagataactatcttatccccagaaagatcactctacaaacattataaatacactggagtacctaggtataactcatactctgattctagaaaaaacctgcttaatatccttgctaacttaagcatcggagtcccttgcaagtaccaccaccctccgctgacgaaggatcagcatcaccaacaagtccaacaagtcagacgcggcggctccggccaccatcatcaagtcggacacaacagctccgaccagtacagaagatctcgtccgagattgacctacggtttcaggtaaccctcggaacacagaGCATGAATGTTAATTTATAAACGTCCTCATGAATGTTACTAAAGGCTACTCCCAACTAGCTTGAATAGAGGCCAAAGCCCACATTCAAAGACTTCAAGACTgaatgaagaaagtgtataaatagatagaATTGAAGTTAGTTAAGGACCTTTTTTGAAATTTTACTTTGAAACTTTTGGTTTTATACTGGGGAAAGACTGAAAGGGGAAACCTTGAATTACTTTTCTCTGCACCTTTCTTTCTAGTTCATgtactttctttcctttttcattttctgtttgaaatgagctatgaacaactaaaccccttttcattgggttagggagctctgttgtaattcattggatcaataatagttttcattcttcttcttctgcctttcttcttgattttgctagaaagctttcaatctttattcaattgaacaattgtctcgacagagaaattgttcataattggatttcctctgaaccttgagagaggaatgaggaaatcatgctagaaatgctttctcacattggattaggttgggggttggatggatatagtgacatgtaatcctaccaatagtttgatctatgaatttgtgtggtataatcagtgaccaaacttcatctcttcccataagcaattaaatcaagacattgggcaattgttcaagcttggagatattggtgagccaagacattaggatccaatcacctaagattgccaagcaagaTCAATGAATGCGTTGATTGaggaaaagatgaaaatgatttgatccggagaatgcaatatctcctaagcccaatgaattccccactTCTGATCTTTCCATTCTCCCTAATttcttgttgtttacttttatgctGAATCACCCCattccatttaattttctgcaatttaagtttctacaatttaacTTCTGTTCTTTACATTCTGTAATTtaaattcagtcatttacatttcatgctctttaagtttcctgccaatttacattctgtaatCGTCAATTCAACtttgcttagttcaactagaacattcgttcaattaaaattgctcaaccaatcaatccctgtgcgattcgacctcactctattgtgagtttttacttgacgacaattcggtgcacttgtcggtggaaatttgttgagacagattttcgtgcatcaagtttatagcACCGTTGCTGAGGATTGATTTTGtattaacaatgattaaattggaggataactagattgaacatttttcttttcttttgttaattaagTTTCAATTTCAGCTGTTTACTTTTAATTCTGCAATTTGAGTtatttctcttcattcctttactTTTTAGCACACtaatccactaactgtttgatcaaTTGCACTAACCAAGCTAACTATAATTTTAGTGGACTCTCCACCTGCTGTTTGCCTGTGTTTGCTGAGTGtgtgacaggtagaagaggagaaGCTTCAACCCCTTTtaatagtgaacctgagaggaccttccttagattaaggagggaatcAAGAGGGAAGAAGGCTATTGGtatagaggaagaagaggagaagtTAGATATGAATATGGAGGATGACATAGAGAACCATCATGAGGAAGAAGTGCATAATCATGCCAGAGAGGGTGCAGCTAACCACAGCTCATTACCCTCGTTCAAAATAATTGCTCatttggaggaagtgcccaagaagaccccaatcagcATCTAACCACATTCTTGAGAATATATGATACTGTGAAGTCCAATCGTGTTCATCCTGATACCTACAGATTGCTTCTGTTTCCCTTTTCTCTAAGGGACAAAGCATCCAAGTGGCTAGAGTCCTTTcctaaggagagtttgacaacttgggaagatataggaacaagttcttggcaaggTTTTATCCTCCCCAAAGACTTAATAGATTGagggctgaggtacaaacattcagacaacaagatggtgaaactctctattaagcatgggagagatataaagagctgacaaggaaatgccctccggacatgctcaatgaatgggtacaactacacattttctatgaaggtctgtCACAAGAGTCAAAGAAGGCCTTAGATCACTCTTCCGGAGgctctctcaacaagaagaagaccatagaggaatccattgATGTCATTGAAATAGTGGCTAAAAATGAATATTTCTATGCCTCTGACAGAAGCATTAATAGAGGGGTGATGGAGCTGAATCACATGGATgcaatattagctcagaacaagttGATCACTAAGCAATTGGCTGATCTTACCAAGCAGATGGAGAAGAACCAAGTTGTAGCAATCAATACTCAACCACCAGCACAAGAAGAGTTGAATATAGAGGAAATAGGTGACTGGGAGCAAGTCAATTATGTTTGAAACTCATCAAGACAAGGTtgtgatccatactccaagacttataACCCTGGTTAGAAAAACCATCAAAATTTTGGATGGGGGAATCAGCAAAATCCGAGCTAAGATCATAGACCTCACAACTCCAACTATTACATCAACTACACCTACCAACAATCAAACCAAACAACATATAAAACCACACAAAACACTTCTCACCAACCTTCATATCAAGTACCAAATAACTagcctcaacatcaaatttcaaattcaccATCTGAGGATAGACTATCCCGGATTGAAGCCATGCATGGAGAACTTTGCAAGGAGTCTAAAGACATGCAAAATTTCAAGGAGGAGGTGAGATCCAATATGCAAAACCAAGATGCTGCCATCCAGAAACTTGAAGCACAGATTAGATATCTGTGCAAACAAGCCCCTAGCCATAACCCTTGTAGTGCCACCAAGACAAACTCAagggaggaatgcaaggctattacACTCTGGAGTGGAAAGGAATTGAAAGAGACTTCAAAGGAAACTCAAGAGAGGGAAGTAGATGAAAGGCTAAGTGACAAGGAAGAAGCACGAACACATGCTCCCAATCCACCAGAAGAAAAAGAAAT is from Arachis ipaensis cultivar K30076 chromosome B01, Araip1.1, whole genome shotgun sequence and encodes:
- the LOC107607995 gene encoding uncharacterized protein LOC107607995; the protein is MHGELCKESKDMQNFKEEVRSNMQNQDAAIQKLEAQIRYLCKQAPSHNPCSATKTNSREECKAITLWSGKELKETSKETQEREVDERLSDKEEARTHAPNPPEEKEILRSYIPKAPYPQRLMKNEKDNQFSRFLEVFKRLQINIPFVEALE